A single region of the Ancylobacter novellus DSM 506 genome encodes:
- a CDS encoding NlpC/P60 family protein: MGAELRARIVAEARGWIGTPYLHRASLKGEGADCLGLVRGIWRAVLGTEPQALPPYAPDWAEATHEEQMAEAARRHMREVPLSKIEPGDVLLFRWREGFPAKHAAVLVTRDRMVHAHDGAVAEVFLAPWWRRRLAYAFAFPGA; this comes from the coding sequence ATGGGTGCGGAACTGCGCGCGCGCATCGTCGCCGAGGCGCGGGGCTGGATCGGCACGCCGTACCTCCACCGCGCCTCGCTCAAGGGCGAGGGCGCCGACTGCCTCGGGCTGGTGCGGGGTATCTGGCGGGCGGTGCTCGGCACCGAGCCGCAGGCCTTGCCGCCCTATGCGCCCGACTGGGCCGAGGCGACCCATGAAGAGCAGATGGCGGAGGCCGCGCGCCGGCACATGCGCGAAGTGCCGCTCAGCAAGATCGAACCGGGCGACGTGCTGCTGTTCCGCTGGCGCGAGGGTTTCCCGGCCAAGCACGCGGCGGTGCTGGTGACGCGGGACCGGATGGTCCATGCCCATGACGGCGCCGTGGCCGAGGTGTTCCTGGCGCCCTGGTGGCGCCGGCGGCTGGCCTACGCCTTCGCCTTTCCGGGTGCGTGA